TTTAGAAATCTGACCAATCGGATTATCGTAATCATATTTTGGCACATCAAACGGACAACCAACCATGCAATAACGACAGCCAGTACAAATCTCAGGATCATAGCCGACAATTCCCGTTTTCGGATCTTTGGTCAATGCCTGAACCGGACAAACGCTGACACAGTTAGGATCAACACAATGCATACATTGTTTTTTCACATAAGCATAACCGTCTTGAATACGATCTTTATTCGTCCCAGTTCCAGATGACCAAACTTGAATGACATTGCGCGTATAAGGCGAAAGTTTATCGTTATTCGAATAAGTTTGCTCGCCTTTTGGGTTGACCATAGTATTATTAACATTTTGGCACTCTACTACACAAGCCTGACAACCGACACATAATGTCGAATCGTATAGCATACCCAATGCCCCTGGTATCGGTTCTTTATTTTTTGCCCCTAAAGCATATGCCGGCGTCGCAGTCTGACCCAGTCCGACAGCTGCCACTCCCACAAGACTGGTTTTAAAAAACTTGCGTCTATTCATTTTTTTGTCCTTGTTCCTGTTTCTCCATTGCCCGGTGTTGTATGCTTAAACCGCGTAACGTCATCGCGCTAACACCAACTAATATCCCAGCGGCAGCACCTAATAAACCGATAGCAGTCCGGGAAATTTCTCCGCCCTCCACATTGTTCACATCCGGTTTATTCACGCGTGGTGTCGGATTTTCAACCGTCGCAAGTTGGAAAATATCTTTAGTAAAACCAACCCCTTTTTCATTACAGCCATAACAAGGATGACCAATACCAACCGGCCAGTTATTACCCCCCATATCACAAAATTCCAGAGTGGAACAGTTACCATATGTTTCCGGTCCTTTACAACCCAAATGGTATAAGCACCAACCTTGACGGTGTCCTTCATCACCATATTCCCGCGCAAAACGTCCCGCATCAAAATGTGGACGACGATAACAATTTTCATGAATTAACCGATCA
This sequence is a window from [Pasteurella] mairii. Protein-coding genes within it:
- the fdxH_2 gene encoding formate dehydrogenase subunit beta — translated: MNRRKFFKTSLVGVAAVGLGQTATPAYALGAKNKEPIPGALGMLYDSTLCVGCQACVVECQNVNNTMVNPKGEQTYSNNDKLSPYTRNVIQVWSSGTGTNKDRIQDGYAYVKKQCMHCVDPNCVSVCPVQALTKDPKTGIVGYDPEICTGCRYCMVGCPFDVPKYDYDNPIGQISKCELCNQKGVKRIDQGKLPGCCDVCPTGAIIFGSREDLLEEARRRLGALRGSDYEYPRQHVNSQDRYRATVPRYLQYIYGEKEAGGTQVLMIAGVPYENLGMPKLEELSTGARAEHLQHFLYRGMILPLAALAGLSVITYRNMHEKELAESRRARMIAKKQIEDEEKHDHE